A segment of the Colletotrichum destructivum chromosome 3, complete sequence genome:
CATGAAGACACTGCCGCAATCCTCATCGACAgaggccggtgccgccgatgccgctgccgcacATACCGCtaagacgacgacgacgacgacgacgacgacgacgacgacgacgacttcgtcAAACGACGCACCCGCCGCTGCTGCGTCAACTCACCCTGAAACCAGCAACGATACTGCTGCTAACGCCGCTGCCACCTCGGCTGTCGGCGATTTAATCGAACCATCCACCAAGGGAAAGGAGAAAGAATCCGCTCCCCCGCCAGTGGCCAAGAGTCAAGACGACACCATGGCTATTGGCCCCTCTGTTGATGATGTCCAGTCCGTCAGCAACTCTCCATCAGATGGTCCCGTCTGCAACATCACTCTCCTATTAACTACCGGTGCACGACATCCCTATAAGCTGGATGAGAAGTACCTGACAAAGAGGAACGTGAACGTTCCTGGGTTGACCGAGGCTGGAAAGAAAGACCCTTTTACTATCAGCGTCTACACGTTAAAGGAGTTGATACTGCGGGAGTGGCGTGAGGAATGGGACCCCAAGCCCGCGAGCCCCAGTAGTATACGCCTGATTCATTTTGGAAAGCTGCTGGATGATAAGGACCAGCTGAAGCGTAAGCACAAGCTCCAGCAGCAATATCTTGCTAGCCTTCTCCCTTACTAACACATGGCTAGAATATCACTTCAGCGCCGAGGCAGCCAATGTTGTACACATGACAGTTCGGCCAGCCGACATagttgaggaggaagagccCAAGGGAGGTAATAAGTCAGCTTCCGGCGGTGGCCGCAACCGAGAAGGTGGCAGTGGATGCTGCGTCATCTTATGATTGAAACGGCTAGCATCAGCCTTCTCTCAAGGCGGCTATCAATTTTCTTCCCCCAAGAGCGGTCTGatcttttttccctccttGCTCGTatggcacacacacacaaagagaggggagagaaagaaaaaatgATGTGCATGGAAGAGGGCCCGGGGAGCAGGACCTGACTGGTTCGGCCTAGGCCCCGAGTGCTCTGCGTGGTACACGATCCCAAGAGGCGGGGGCTCGGCCCGGGTCATATGGCCTTTCGACACTGCATGCATTTTCAGATGTGTCCACATTGGGTGGACTGGGTGGCCTACGCACAGAATCTTTCGGGTTGGGTTGTTTCTTAAGGCCACATTCCTTATGTCTCGAgtgtctctttctctttaGAGATGCCCATCCCCTCCCACATTCATCGAGCGTATTACAAAGAGCGGAGACGATAAGGGGAAACCAGGAGTACGGCGGCGTATCATAGCTTTGTGTATTTGTTCTGTTTGATTCTCTTCCCACGCCCtccccatccatccgtccatgGGGTGTTTGTCCATAGGATAGTAGAACGAGattttttccctctcccttgAACCTGGACGTTCTAGCCGAATCATACTTCTATGGTCTTGATGATGTCCCCCCTTAGCCACGCCGTCCAGATATCGTTGCGCATGTCGTAGTTGTACAAACCCTAcccgtcgtcctcttctccctgCTAGCCCCGTGCGTTGGGAGCGGCTCCGCTTCAAATCTTCAGCTttctctccatctcgtcgtgcatgccgacgatgccgacgctcTCCTCGCCTGAGTAGACGTCCTCCCACGTGACACTGGTGTCTTTGCCGCGGAGGATCTCCTCGTGGATGCTGGGCttctggccgccgagggcgaggggccGCCACTCGCCCGTCTGGGTGATCTTGAGCTCCATCTGTCGTCGGATGGGCTCGGCAGCGCCAAAGGTGCGGCGTAGCGTCTCCATTCGCATGTTCTCCTGCGTGGCCTCCCAGTTCTTAAGGCGCGACTCGAGCGGGTGGGCACTCGCGGGGGCGTTGGACCGGGCGTCGAGGATCGACTGGCCGACGCCTGCGCGGAGTGTGTCGTGGACGCCCGGGGCCGAgggg
Coding sequences within it:
- a CDS encoding Putative Ubiquitin-like domain superfamily, UBL3-like, ubiquitin domain-containing protein — encoded protein: MPDTKPADANSASGQPAKDSVADSSDAVPMKTLPQSSSTEAGAADAAAAHTAKTTTTTTTTTTTTTTSSNDAPAAAASTHPETSNDTAANAAATSAVGDLIEPSTKGKEKESAPPPVAKSQDDTMAIGPSVDDVQSVSNSPSDGPVCNITLLLTTGARHPYKLDEKYLTKRNVNVPGLTEAGKKDPFTISVYTLKELILREWREEWDPKPASPSSIRLIHFGKLLDDKDQLKQYHFSAEAANVVHMTVRPADIVEEEEPKGGNKSASGGGRNREGGSGCCVIL
- a CDS encoding Putative proteasome maturation factor Ump1, with amino-acid sequence MAMRIVPAANQPTTFAAGAGAPSAPGVHDTLRAGVGQSILDARSNAPASAHPLESRLKNWEATQENMRMETLRRTFGAAEPIRRQMELKITQTGEWRPLALGGQKPSIHEEILRGKDTSVTWEDVYSGEESVGIVGMHDEMERKLKI